The following are from one region of the Prionailurus bengalensis isolate Pbe53 chromosome A2, Fcat_Pben_1.1_paternal_pri, whole genome shotgun sequence genome:
- the LOC122486371 gene encoding olfactory receptor-like protein OLF4: MEPENITRISKFLLLGFSERPELQPLIFGLFLSMYLITVFGNLLIILVVSSDSHLDTPMYFFLANLSFVDICFTSTTVPKMLWNIQTQSKVITYEDCITQMNFFITFAGMDDFLLSVMAYDRFVAICHPLQYTVIMNPRLCGLLVLVSWITSVLHSLVHTLMVLRLSFCTEVEIPHFFCELNQMIQLACSDSFLNNVVMYLAAMLLGGGLLFWILYSYSKIVSSICGISSAQGKYKAFSTCASHLSVVSLFYCTSLGVYLSSAATQRSQSSATASVMYTVVTPMLNPFIYSLRNRDIKRALKRILGIQ, encoded by the coding sequence atggaaccagaaaatattaCACGGATATCAAAATTTCTTCTCCTGGGATTTTCAGAGAGACCAGAACTGCAGCCCCTCATATTTGGGCTTTTCCTCTCCATGTACCTGATCACTGTGTTTGGCAACCTGCTCATCATCCTGGTCGTCAGCTCTGACTCTCACCTtgacacccccatgtacttcttccttgccaaccTGTCCTTTGTAGACATCTGCTTCACCTCCACCACCGTCCCGAAGATGCTCTGGAACATCCAGACTCAGAGCAAAGTCATAACCTATGAAGACTGTATCACACAAATGAACTTTTTCATAACCTTTGCGGGGATGGACGACTTTCTCCTGAGTGTGATGGCCTATGACAGGtttgtggccatctgtcaccccTTGCAATACACGGTCATCATGAACCCCAGGCTCTGTGGACTCCTGGTTCTGGTGTCCTGGATCACGAGTGTCCTGCATTCCTTGGTACACACCTTAATGGTGTTGCGGCTGTCCTTCTGTACAGAAGTAGAGATCCcccactttttctgtgaactcAATCAGATGATCCAACTTGCCTGTTCTGACAGCTTTCTTAATAACGTGGTGATGTACCTTGCAGCTATGCTGCTGGGTGGTGGTCTGCTTTTCTGGATCCTTTACTCTTATTCTAAGATAGTTTCCTCCATATGTGGGATCTCATCAGCTCAGGGCAAGTATAAAGCATTTTCTACCTGTGCATCTCACCTGTCGGTTGTCTCCTTATTTTATTGTACCAGCCTAGGTGTGTATCTTAGCTCTGCTGCTACCCAGAGGTCACAGTCAAGTGCCACAGCCTCGGTGATGTACACGGTGGTCAcgcccatgctgaaccccttcatctacagcctgaggaacagagACATAAAGAGGGCTCTGAAAAGAATACTTGGGATCCAGTGA
- the LOC122487008 gene encoding LOW QUALITY PROTEIN: olfactory receptor-like protein OLF4 (The sequence of the model RefSeq protein was modified relative to this genomic sequence to represent the inferred CDS: deleted 1 base in 1 codon) — protein METGNDTQISEFYLLGFSKEPELQPLIFGLFLSMYLITVFGNLLILLAVSSDSYLHTPMYFFLANLSFVDICFTSTTVPKMLWNIQTQSKVITYAGCITQMYFFLLFAGLDNFLLSVMAYDRFVAICYPLNYMVIMNPRLCRLMVLVSWITSVLHSLLQTSMVLQLSFCTEVEIPHFFCELNQMIQLACSDTFINNLVMDLAAVLLGGAPLTGVLYSYSKIVSSIRRISSALGKYKAFSTCASHLSVVSLFYCTSLGVILALLLPRAHGQVPQPR, from the exons ATGGAAACAGGAAATGATACACAAATTTCAGAGTTTTACCTTTTGGGATTTTCAAAGGAACCAGAGCTGCAGCCCCTCATATTTGGGCTTTTCCTCTCCATGTACCTGATCACTGTGTTTGGGAACCTGCTCATCCTCCTGGCCGTCAGCTCTGACTCCTACCTCCAcacgcccatgtacttcttcctggccaacctGTCCTTTGTAGACATCTGCTTCACCTCCACCACCGTCCCAAAGATGCTCTGGAACATCCAGACACAGAGCAAAGTCATAACCTATGCAGGCTGCATCACACAGAtgtactttttccttctctttgctggATTAGACAACTTTCTACTGTCTGTGATGGCTTATGACCGGTTTGTGGCCATCTGTTACCCCCTGAACTATATGGTCATCATGAACCCCCGGCTCTGTAGGCTGATGGTCCTGGTGTCCTGGATCACGAGTGTCTTGCATTCCTTGTTACAAACTTCAATGGTGTTGCAGCTGTCCTTCTGTACAGAGGTGGAAATCCcccactttttctgtgaactcAATCAGATGATCCAACTTGCCTGTTCTGACACCTTTATTAATAACTTGGTGATGGATCTTGCAGCTGTGCTGCTGGGTGGTGCTCCCCTGACTGGGGTCCTTTACTCTTATTCTAAGATAGTTTCCTCCATACGTAGGATCTCATCAGCTCTGGGCAAGTATAAGGCATTTTCCACCTGTGCGTCTCACCTCTCGGTTGTCTCCCTATTTTACTGTACCAGCCTAGGAGTG ATCTTAGCTCTGCTGCTTCCCAGAGCTCACGGTCAAGTGCCACAGCCTCGGTGA